Below is a window of Komagataella phaffii GS115 chromosome 1, complete sequence DNA.
aatatctttcttgTTACTCTTTCCCATTCTCCAGAACCTACCCTTTGGTTTATTCTTTGAATTAGATGTGGGTGCAGATGTGGAAAGGGAACCGCTATTGAAATTGTCTGACAAGGATGATTCATCAATAGTCGAATTTTGTCTGGGTATAATTGTAGTAATTGGAGCCTCCACTAATGTTTCTAAAGGCGTGTCTGTGGGCTGCTCAGCAGTATTGGACTCATTTAAACTGGTTTGGAGTCCTTCGAatcttgatttgatttcatcaatattTACAAGAAGGGATTGTTtattcttttccaagtcaaATATCTCACTTTGTAACGTTTCTTTCTGAACGGTTAGTTGATTAActtcattttgaattctCTTCATTTGAGCCTCCAAGTGATCTAGTTCAGTCTTACTAGAGTTCTTAAGAAACATAAGATCGGAGGCCGTGCGATTGTGCGATGAAACCGATGATGGGACTCTTTGTGACGAGGCACTAAATTGTCTTTGACGAGCTTTTGGGGTGTTGAGTTGTGAAATAGCTGCTGTATCCATGTCTTTACTAGAAGTTCTCCTGTGAAAATTAAATCCTAGCTTATTCTTGGAACTAGAGATTGATCTCATGGATAATGACCGTGAAATCTTAGTCGTgagtttttccttctcaTGTGAAACGTTCTCTTCAGAGGATAATgcaaagattttttgattggtggacttttccaagttcaactCGGTGTCATTCTTAAAAATCTTGGAGGTTGTGTTGATGTTCAAGCCTTTAGGAACAACATCGGTGTCTGAAGTCGGTTCAGATTTAGGTTCTGGCTCTACCTCCGGAGAAGACTCGTGAACATCACTGTCAACGTCGTCAATCAAAACTGCCTTACGATGTTCTAGCACGTCGggagattgaagaaattgcttCGTAGAAGGAGATGTCTTGAAGAGTACACgctcttcatcagaatTTAGCTCCACAGGAGAGTTGAAAGTATAATCCACAAATTGAGAGATAGGAGGGCTATTGGGCCTCAATCTGGGGAATGGTGGAGGGACCGGCTGAGGTGGGTCCCCTGGTGTCTCTACATCCAATGAGTCTAAGATTGTGTTAACGTTTGAGGCTGAATCTCTGGGATGGACTTTGACAGGAGGGTTCAGGGCGTAGTTAGAGGATGCAGGCAGGGGTAAATCCGGTAACTGCTTATTCTTCACGGAGGTGTCagctgttgttgctgagTTCGGGTTGGAATTATCAGCAGAGGGCTTTGTCGATGAGGagctgctgttgttggtatGGATCATCAGTTTCTTCCTCTGTTGCTCATGAcgttttttcttctccaacaacTTCATATGACACGATATGCAAAATAGACCTTTTGAAGTCCTGGCGTACCGTAGATCCTCTATTCGATTCTTGCAGGCTCTGCATTGGAAACAAGAGCTGCAATAAGCCTGATTCCCCGTCAATATGGCCAAGTCATAAATCTTTTTAGAGCATATCGTGCACGCATACGAGCAGTCTGAACACACCAAAGCACCCGTGCCTAACACCAAAAAATTGGAGTCACATCCAAGAGACTTACTGCACTTTGAACAACTGAAACATTCGACATGCCACCTGTCTTCACCTAGTTCATAGGCATGGCCCTCTGTGATGACCAGCCCGCACTTCTTACATATTTGACCCGTCTCTAGTTCCAGATCTGGACTACTAGCTGGTTTGGTGGCGTGTGATCCCTCTGAGTTGTTCAGGGCAAATGAGGGAGAGGCAAAGTCAGGTTGAAACGGAGATTCTACCTCAATATCCAGACGATGGCTAGCATCCAAAACCTGCATTACCACTTTGACAGAGAAGGGAGTTTGCTTGTGTTGATTGATTTAGTTTACTGAGGTGATCTGGCGTAAACACGACCTTAGGTGCATGCAAGCTGATGCATTGGGAAAAAAGTCCTGAGGTCTGATACCAAGAAAAGGGGTAGCGACCCAAGTTGGAATGTAGGGTGCCTAGCACAGGGGGTGGTGCAGCGGGACTAAAAATAGTGGTCTAGAAGGCCCCAAAAAAGGGCGTCAAAAGGTAATCTGGGCTTAATAAATACTGGTGAGGGGGGgactctttgaaggaaTACATTCTTCTCTCAACAGATCCTCCATAACGTTCAGGCTGTGACAGAAGTTATGACAGAAGttgattatataatcaaCTGATCTCACCTTCTTCGCGTTACAGGTAAGAGCAAAGGGAAGGTGGTGGACGGGCCAAGCTTAGGTTAGCACTGCTACAGCTTCCttctcctttttcttccccaCAATATATATATACCTCTATATATATATAAACACCCTTGCTTCCCACTGAGATATGCTTAGGTCGGGATCGTTACACTTCAAACGATTCACATTCACCTTCCTAGTCGCCAGTAGAAGAAATTACAGTTCAATGATCAGACTTGCCGAAAAAAGCAAAACACAGAGTTTTACCAAGGCCTTTCCTCCAGATGAGCGAGTTCCTGAGCCTTCGATTGCTTGGGACGAAACTAAATGGGATCTCACTCATAAGCCAAGACAATTGAAAAGTGGTGCCTTTTCCTGGGTTCTACCagagaaaagagatcaGTATAAGTTACTCACAGTTAGCCGACCTGCTTTGAATGATCTTGGGTTACCTGACTCTGAAGAGCATGACAACGAGTTCTTCCGAATAGTGTCTGGTCAGGCCTACAATGATAATCCAACGGCGCAGGAAAGGGAATATCCAACTCCATACAGCCAATGCTACGCGGGGTGGCAATTTGGCAGTTTTGCAGGTCAATTAGGAGATGGCCGCGTTGTTaatttgtttgaaattgacaATCACGACAACACTTCAAAATATGaaattcaattgaaagGATCCGGGAAAACCCCTTTTAGCCGTTTTGCAGACGGGAAAGCAGTGGTTCGATCTAGTGTTAGAGAGTACGTGATCTCTGAATCTCTGCATGCGCTCGGGATACCCACCACCAGAGCTTTAGCGATTGTAACACTTCCTCATACATGGGCCCAGAGATATGCTGCTGAGAATTGCGCAATTACCACCCGGTTTGCTCCATCCTGGATTCGTATTGGTACTTTCGATTTGTACAGATGGAGAGGAGATCGAAAGGGAATGAGAACTTTGTCAGATTTTGTCATTAGTGATGTTTTTGGTGGCAAGGAAGCAGTTCTCAACAACTTTAATAATCAAGAACCGGAGTTTGCGAAAattgtcaaagaagaatggGACGAGGAAAAGTTTGGTGAATTTTCTATCTATGATTTGATGTACCTAGAGATTGTCGTAAGAAATGCCAAAACAGTATCCCAATGGCAGGCGTACGGCTTCTTAAACGGGGTACTAAACACAGACAATACCTCTGTTTTGGGTCTTTCCATCGACTTTGGGCCTTTTGCGATCATGGACAAGTTTGATCCTGATTTTACGTCTAATAGTGAAGATCACACTTTACGATACAGTCACCGCAACACTCCAGGTGCCGTCTTTTGGAGTTTGACTAGGTTAGGTGAAGATATGGCTGAATTGATTGGGGCTGGCCCTACGATTCTGAGTGATCCACACTTCACCGAAGAGGggatcaaaaaagaatggGAAAATCAAATAGTGACTCGAGCAACAGCAGTGATTGAATTGGCTGCCATTCTATTTGAGCATATTGTTACTAAAGAATACGGACAATTACTAATGAAAAGGCTTGGACTGAGTAGTTATGAGGAGGCCGACGAACAGTTATTGCTTGACCCTCTGAGGGACATGTTGCAGAAGACTAAGCTGGACTACAACAACTTCTTTGTTCAGTTGCAGGAGGCATATTTAAAGGAGATAGATAACGAAGGCATAAGAAGCCTAGCAGAATCGATTACTAAATCGAACGAGGACAATatagttgaagaattggagaaatgGTTGCAGATTTACGTCGAGCGATTGAATAAACACGGCTATGAGGACGTTGACTTGGAGAGAAGAAACATATCATCTAAAGTGAATCCCCTGTTCCTCCCACGCAACTGGATTTTTGACGAAGTTATCCAAAAATTGGCAGACGATCCCAGCGACAACCGttacttgaagaagctggAAAAGATGGCATTTAACCCATTTGATCCTCTCAGATGGGGGCATGACCTGAAAGATACAGAGGCCAAATGGTTATCTACCAGTGACCAAGTGTCTATGTTACAATGTAGTTGCTCCAGCTGAAGCTAAAGCAAGCAATAGAAAGAAGCCAGTTTAGGTCCGTGTGTACATTGAAAGATCGATTAGTACCATTATATACAGGCGCAAATGTTAAATAATTATGAGTGTGGAAAATAGTTGAAATGGCTCTGTAAAGAGATCTAATGGAAATAGTGAACTGTTGGGTTGATCTGTTGCCGTCATCTAAGCCACacaaaaaagaaccaaagccagacgaggaagaagaacagcAGCCATAACTTCCATGAAATACCTGTTTTCTTAGCCATTACCATCATCCTTTTGAAGGTATTTTTCAGCCGCGTTTGTGTGTTTGTCATTGTGCTATGTAGGTCGTCAATGTTGAGCTGGGAGTTCTTGATTTCGTCACCCATTCTGGAACCCAGGTTCTTGAGCATCAAGACTTTTTCTGACATTGAACTTAGCTCGTCCTCATTTTGCGATTCTAACTGGGAGAGCAAACTAGCCTTGTAATCCTTCTTGGATGGAGCATCATCATATGGCGATGCAGATCGTGTTTCGAACAGAGACGATCGATTATCTCTTTGATGTAAGTTTGACGAATAGCGACTAAACAAGAGTTAGTAAAGCAAATCAAATCAATCAGAAAAACCAATCTATGTGTTCATTGGATACATACCTTGACATGATCGAAGACGTGTCCTGGCGGTCTATAATGGGACCTGAGGGCAAAGTGTGGATTAGAGAGGGAAAGCAGATGAGCTCGTATACTTAGGGTCGTCTCGCGAAAGGTAATCCTTGGAtcttcctttgaaggaaCTAAGCGAAGGGGGGACGTAACGTGTCACCCCCTCCCCTGAGCGGTACCTCCCAGTAGGTGGTGTAGTCTCAATATTCATTTTAGCATTCTTCTTAGTCATCACTATGTCAGCACCCGACTCCCTCAAGAATGTCAAACATGTGATCTTGATCCTATCAGGAAAAGGAGGCGTGGGAAAGTCGTCTATTACCACACAAACTGCTCTTTCACTGGTTTTAAAAGGTTACAAAGTCGGCGTATTAGACATCGATCTCACTGGTCCTTCGATCCCAAGAATGTTTGGCCTAGAAGATGCAAAAATACACCAGTCTACCAACGGTTGGGTACCAGCACGGTACAACAAAGATCTAAGTATCGTTTCACTGGGGTTTTTACTCGGAAGCAAGGATGCCAGTGTAGTCTGGAGAGGACCCAAGAAAACTGCAATGATAAGGCAATTCCTCAAAGATGTAACATGGCCGGATTTAGACTATCTACTAATTGACACTCCACCTGGCACTAGTGATGAACATATTGCCATCGCTGAAGAATTACAGTTTGCCAATCCCGAAGGATGTATCATAGTGACCACCCCACAGCAGATTTCCATAAGTGATGTCAAGAAGGAGATAAATTTCTGCAACAAAGTCAATCTTCGAATTCTGGGGCTGGTAGAGAACATGAGTGGGTTTATCTGTCCTCATTGTGCCGAATGTACTAATATATTTAGTAGTGAGGGGGGCAAAAACCTGGCGAGCCAgttgagtttgaaatacttgGGAGCCATCCCTATTGATCCACTCTTTGTGGAGATGATTGAGACCCAGAAAGACTCATCATTATTGGATAGTTACGAAAATAGTAGGCTGTATTTGGAGAGTTTCAAACCGATTATAGACGGTGTGCTGGAGGAGATAAGGGAATAAATATTAGGAagcttcatcaataaaCAACTTTTTTAGAGAGCTCTCAGTCTGTGAGGGTTCGAAATCTGCCAACACCGTATTATCCGTCAACGATAAGGTACTTTCCGACTTTTGTTTCAAGGGAAATCTGAGTTTTGTGGAGACTCCCAACTGCCGTTCTAATTGTTCATATTGCtgtaatttttcttttgttgtGATCAATTTGTTTTCCTTGCAATACCGGTACAATTTTTCCGAGTTTCGAAGGTAATGGTCGTTTCCCAGCTGAGACTGAGCTTTATTGAGCCTCCTTATCGTCTCATCTAAACTGCTCTTTGTGATGGTGATACTAAGTATTATGTCATCCAAATCTTGCATCAAGGACTTGTCATTGGACACGACAAGCTTATGATTTTTGTGTTTATCACAGGTTTTTGACAATTTGCGGGTCATTGCGATGATATCCTGCTGTCTTTCTGTGCTGGCAACGATCTCGTCATTGATGTCTGAAGAAAAGTTCTCAAAAACAGTGCCCAAGTTGTTGTTTAGTTGTGATAGCTCTTCACTGAATGAAGGAAGGATCTGGGTAAGAGAAAAATCCATCTTTGGTAGCAGTAAATCTTGTTTTCAGGTCACTGGTCAATGGATTGAGCTGGCCCAGTGGACAAGAGAGAACATCTCAAGTAAATTGACAGCCCGCGCGCAGTGCCCCCGTTAAACAAAGGGCAGTTTTATTACGTAAGCAGAATTGGCCCTTTTTCACGTTAATAAAGCAAAATGCCCCCCTTGCTTATCGTCCTACTAGTCACACGACAACAATAAAACGGGTATATTACGTAACTACATTGATCCAAGTTCTAGATGACGATGATCAGAATTCAAGTTTTAAGACACCGGTGACAGTAttcaaaaataaaacaaaATCCTTACATACCTCTCTTGCCAGCCTTCCAAACACTACCCTTTAAACTCCCCTACCCctttgataattttttcaaatttttccagCAATCACCGTGTTCCGAATTAATACCAGATAGCGTTATCTATTGTCGGTAAAGTTGAAGCTCGAAATACCGTCGAACTATAtttatttttctcttccCTTCCCTGTTCGAACCCAAAACACGTCAAGATGATCGATATATCCCCGTTTTTGATGGTGTTCACCGGATGTTGCGGCAACGTCTTCTCCTTGGAGACCTTGGTGACTAAGACGACCTACAGTGTTGGTACAATGGTAACATTTTGCCAGTTCTTGTACGTAGCTCTAGTCTCGTATCTTTTCGTGATGCTCCCAGGAGAAGGAGGCAAAAAGACAGATGATGTGCTGTTGGCAGGCCCCAAAAAGGATTGGTACAGCTCTTGGCTGCCAGAATCTAAGGTGCCTATGAAACGCTACTACGTGAAcatttttttgtttttcgTGACAAATGTCTTGAACAACTACGTTTTCGTGTTCAACATTGGCATACCCGTCCACGTCGTGTTCAGAAGTAGTAGTGTCACCGTGACCATGTTGATTGGATATTGCTTTTTGGGCAAAACCTACAACGCAAAGCAGATTTGGGGTTCTGTGGTGCTATCAATTGGTGTCATTATAACAATGATTGACAACCAAATTGCCCAAAATGAAGCAAAAGGTGTTGAATACACGGGAAATTTCATTGATTGGTCTGCTATAGACCTACATTACATGTTTGGTATATTTGTGATGACCCTGGCCAACGTTTTAACCTGTGTTATGGCCCTTTATACGGAGACTACTTATAAGAAGTACGGAAAGTCAACATGGATGGTGAATCTCTTCTACCAACATGCATTTGCATTGCCattatttctttttgtttccttgaatctgaaaagaGAGTTTGAACACTTCACGTCCAACCATGGATCTTTGCTCATCAACTGCCTGACGCAATTCCTCTGTGTTGCAGGTGTTAATAAAACGGCATCTCTTTACAATGCTGTAACCCTATCCATCATTCTAATGATCCGAAAGTTGGTGTCTTTGCTGATTAGTTGTTACTTCTTTGACAACTCCTTCAACGCAATGGGATATTTTGGAATTTCAATGGTGGTGGTCGGTACCGCTCTGTACACTATGGGAGGCCGAAGCATTTCACCTCCACTTGCAGCAAATTCCGAGAAGCTTGATCTTGAGAGTAAGGGAAACAATCAGGATTGATATCCCATCCTCTTTTCATAATATCTCAAGGAGCCTACTTTAGCATAATGGTCATTTTTCATAGATAGTAGACATGTGTTTAATCATCGCTCAAAAAGTGCGTAGGAGCATTTAATTCATCTTTCTAAGTAACTAACCCAATCTTTTTATGGATCTAAAAtgctcttttcttcaatgtgCCGTAACCGTTGACGCAGACCATACACTTACATAATCATCACGACGCTTTCGTACCGCTCGCATCTCGATCTCATTACCTGAAATAGCTAAGCATCGatttccttctcttccCGCACCAACTCCGTGCGCTCTGTATACTCCGTCAACACTGCTCTAATTGGTCTCTGAATGCTGGTATCATGGCCTACTTCACACTTCCGGAAGAGTACCTCCCAGACCTGCAAGAC
It encodes the following:
- a CDS encoding GTPase-activating protein for the polarity-establishment protein Cdc42p; this encodes MQVLDASHRLDIEVESPFQPDFASPSFALNNSEGSHATKPASSPDLELETGQICKKCGLVITEGHAYELGEDRWHVECFSCSKCSKSLGCDSNFLVLGTGALVCSDCSYACTICSKKIYDLAILTGNQAYCSSCFQCRACKNRIEDLRYARTSKGLFCISCHMKLLEKKKRHEQQRKKLMIHTNNSSSSSTKPSADNSNPNSATTADTSVKNKQLPDLPLPASSNYALNPPVKVHPRDSASNVNTILDSLDVETPGDPPQPVPPPFPRLRPNSPPISQFVDYTFNSPVELNSDEERVLFKTSPSTKQFLQSPDVLEHRKAVLIDDVDSDVHESSPEVEPEPKSEPTSDTDVVPKGLNINTTSKIFKNDTELNLEKSTNQKIFALSSEENVSHEKEKLTTKISRSLSMRSISSSKNKLGFNFHRRTSSKDMDTAAISQLNTPKARQRQFSASSQRVPSSVSSHNRTASDLMFLKNSSKTELDHLEAQMKRIQNEVNQLTVQKETLQSEIFDLEKNKQSLLVNIDEIKSRFEGLQTSLNESNTAEQPTDTPLETLVEAPITTIIPRQNSTIDESSLSDNFNSGSLSTSAPTSNSKNKPKGRFWRMGKSNKKDIPNSTSNYSLSNVFKSNPVLIQSKDPMNEKLNTNPDLTERDNFFTSMIKSTSTNILYNMANSKTENHPNHLFNMSLQERATYEGLEVPIIVTKCIEKVEQSGLSSEGIYRLSGGSSSLERVESCFSSLSLEDITNEKFDRLHESLNGDINTVAGVLKRYLSKLPEPLVTFDLYEEFVNIARLDDKITSLRTLVNKLLPTHRKTLYMLCKHLNNVVQHGNVNLMNVNNIAVVFAATLARSRVVNLEKEMSDISARRNVTETLISHYDQIFQQH
- a CDS encoding Type II membrane protein required for vesicular transport; translated protein: MSSRYSSNLHQRDNRSSLFETRSASPYDDAPSKKDYKASLLSQLESQNEDELSSMSEKVLMLKNLGSRMGDEIKNSQLNIDDLHSTMTNTQTRLKNTFKRMMVMAKKTGISWKLWLLFFFLVWLWFFFVWLR
- a CDS encoding Uridine diphosphate-N-acetylglucosamine (UDP-GlcNAc) transporter, producing MIDISPFLMVFTGCCGNVFSLETLVTKTTYSVGTMVTFCQFLYVALVSYLFVMLPGEGGKKTDDVLLAGPKKDWYSSWLPESKVPMKRYYVNIFLFFVTNVLNNYVFVFNIGIPVHVVFRSSSVTVTMLIGYCFLGKTYNAKQIWGSVVLSIGVIITMIDNQIAQNEAKGVEYTGNFIDWSAIDLHYMFGIFVMTLANVLTCVMALYTETTYKKYGKSTWMVNLFYQHAFALPLFLFVSLNLKREFEHFTSNHGSLLINCLTQFLCVAGVNKTASLYNAVTLSIILMIRKLVSLLISCYFFDNSFNAMGYFGISMVVVGTALYTMGGRSISPPLAANSEKLDLESKGNNQD